GAAACCGCACTTAAGAAAAAAGATGCCCAAAGATACGCGTGGTCAATGATCTTAAATACTATAAGTGATGCTACTCCGTGGAATGTGCATTTAACATCAATTAAAAGTGCATCATTTAATGAAATGGTAAGCGAATTGATTATTACAATGGTGGGAGGGAGAAAGCAGCAAACGGAACGTCGCGGAATGAAAGCGAGGAATGTTCTTATTGTTGATGGAAACTATAAATCTTTGGATAAAAATGATAAAACAATTGAGACGTTTATTGCCAATTTAAAGGCGTCTCCAAGATTTGAAAATATATTTCGAAAAGTTGACCTCATGTCGTTTGAGAGTGGTAAAAATGATTTTAAGAATTTTTCTATTCGATGTTGGTTTAGAGATAAATATTCTCGTACAGTAAAGAAATAGTATAAAAGTATAAAAGGGATACACATGGCAAAATACTCTAAAGAACAACTTGAAAAGGGCATGCTTATAGTTATTTTTGTTTTAGCGTTCGGTGCTGGTTTCTGGTATATGCTTCTTGCTCCGGGTTTTGGGAAA
This is a stretch of genomic DNA from Candidatus Ancaeobacter aquaticus. It encodes these proteins:
- a CDS encoding PilN domain-containing protein, which translates into the protein MIEINLLPGYLRTLPEEQKLKALSTARLKKILIIVFCALVCFFGVVYVTVVLMPSGYYNNKYSAVHQQWLAIKGEYAPIKKMLDKEKEFYSNETALKKKDAQRYAWSMILNTISDATPWNVHLTSIKSASFNEMVSELIITMVGGRKQQTERRGMKARNVLIVDGNYKSLDKNDKTIETFIANLKASPRFENIFRKVDLMSFESGKNDFKNFSIRCWFRDKYSRTVKK